The nucleotide window GCAGATCAGGACTCTAGCTGATTTTAGCAACGCTTTTGTTAATGCTCCAACACCTCAGCAGTCCTACATTGCGGGAGCACAAATTGTGCAATCTGGTCAACAACAACGCTCTGGTAGTCGAAGATCTAATAACAACAGTTATAAAGGCAGCAGATCAAACAATCGACAAGAAAGTCATCGTTCGAAACAGAATCAGGACTTGCAAGAGGCACTCAATCGTGACCTAACGAATAAGTTACTGCCCGGTGTGAAAACCGGCGAGCACGCAGCAAGCCGTCTAGAATCGTATAACTCAAATCGAGCCGTCGCACTTGCGATAACAActaactatatatatatatatatatatatatatatatatatatatatctcaGAAACTTCAGGCTATCCGTTGTTCCTTTCAAAGCGCAAAAATGCCAAACAGAAAGTACGTTACTAGGGGAAGGGCTACCCCAGCCGAATTCTCAAATGCATTTGTCAACGCTTCCAGCCCGCAGCAGTCTTACAATGCAGGTGCTCACATAGTGCAGCAAGGACAACAGCAGCGCTCTGGTGGTCGGCGAACCAACACCAACAGCAAAGGCAGTCGTTCGAGTAACCGACAAGAGAGCCATCGGTCAAAACAAAACCAAGATCTGCAAGAAGCGTTAAATCGCGACCTCACAAATAAACTTCTTCCTGGAGTAAAAACGGGAGAAAATGCAGCGAGTAGACTTGAGTCGTACAATACCAACCGTGCCGTCGTTATTGCCATTACTACCCGTCAGATGGGCTTTGGAGTTGCATGTATATTTACAGCTCTGGCACAAATGCCTCCAAATCGTGTTCCTGTTGGAGGTACTCTCTACGAGTATTACCGTGTAGCAATCTTTACACACCACGCCAAAATGCATGGCCTCAAGAAAGCATTCAACCTTCCAATTCGTGATAATCTATCCTTCGACACCCCCTTCCTGTCGAGTGACTTCCAGAATGTAGTCCGATCCTATATCATTCTTCCAGATTGTTTGTCTCGTCCAATAAACCAGATCGGAGTAGTGAAGGAAGTTGATGTATCATACTTTCCCATGTATGCGAGGGATACACTAGCAGGCGGTGAAAGATTTGTACCACGACCCGAAAACATTACTGCTACCAATCTCCGCCAGACAGTTGAGGCGTTGAGCTTAGCTGCCACACCAGTAGCAGAAAGAATCAGATTTTACCAGAATAATCCGATACCTGGTTGTCAATGGGACAATGCCCCACAGAATCCACTTTTGTTGAATCCGAATGAAATAATACCAGCTAACTTCACTTTTAATGATCTAAATGATGATGTTGAGGCCATCACGGGAAAATCTTACGCATTAGCTGGTCTGCGTCCAAAATACTACCTAAAAGCTGTTGACTTCGGAACTGAGGGGACAAAGGCTCAATTGGTTTCAAATGACCAAAATCAAATGAGAATTAACTATATATatacacacacacatacacacacacCGCGAACACATGCAGCAACACATGAGAGAAAAGGGTTATTCCTTTGATTTCAATAACACCAGGGTgttgaagagagagaagaatgaacaacttagGTTGAATTTAGAGGGGTTGTGTATTTTAAATAACCAAAATGTCATAAATTCTAGGACTGAGTTTGCTCActttgaggaatatttttctaatcGTTGAAAACTTTCATTATGTATGAGTACTGCCTCTCAGTGGCGGGGGCTTATTGTTATTGTTTGTGTTGATGTTTGTCATGTCTCCTGTTATCGTTAAACTGGTCTCTCGCTGTGACTAGACCGGGTTTTATACATATAGATCCCTGAATGCCCCGATTGTGGCCGATTGTGGTTATAATTACCAGTGATTGTGGCCACCACCCGTACACAATTGCCGACCGCAATGGGGGGCACATTAGCGTGCGATCGTGGTCTGGAGCCGGAAATGAAACATCCGATTGTGGCCGGACAGCAAAGACAGCTAGCGCTAACGCCAAATTTAGCCGCTGTGTCGGAAAGTCGGTGCCGAGTTGAGTTTTGGTTTTTTGCTTGTGTGATCGAGTTTGTTTTGGTTATTATTTGTAGGTTATGTTTTGATATTAACAGCGTGCGTGTCGTGTCGTGACGCGAGTGCACAGTAGTGCGTTTTACAGTTGGGGAAAATGACTCGAGGCCAAATGATGCTTGATATGGTGTGCGGTAAGTGAAAGGAACTTCTTTGAAGCATTCCAAATtgctttcttctctcttttttattcaGAGCTGATCTTTGGTTGAAAGGAGGTCTATTCATTGCTCTAGACTGAGCTTTACGCTTCACAAAATAGCATTCGGACCACACCTCTACTCAGCACTAACCAACAATTCTAGATTTTAGAAGCTTCTGCCAAATGTCCTTAACTCAGGCTCCTTTATGTCCCATAGAAATTAGTGGGAGCTTGGAAGCTTCTAAAGCCAGTTGAGCCCCAGTGCgctagttcgaccacgtcacttgagcttgacgaatcaccttaactggTGAAGTACTCAAGGATCTGTagcctgatagttgaaattttgtgtttgtcgggtagacacagatgacataggttaaaaggcggagcgtgattggtcggctttgtcgtgcctatgtccggtggaactcacgacaagctaaaggcacctcttcaAGTTTCTGATGGTATGTTCTCCATTCCACTTGACAAAGGCATCATAAAgtagcgataagacatagccaaccaatcacacTCTGCCTTTTAACCTATATCATCTCTGTCTAcccaacaaacacaaaattttaacaatcagcctgTAGGGCCCAAATCTTGTTGTCTCCTCCCCACATTTGTCATTTTCATGAAGACCTGCTCGGAATAAGGTTGCTGAGTCACTCATCCAGGTAACTATGCTATGTAGGCGTAGCACAGGTTCTTGACCTCTGTCTATGCGCGTAGCATAGTTACCGTGACGAGTGGCTCAATTACCTAGACGTGTAACATTCCAAGCAGGTCATCATGAAAATGATGAGTGCGGAGAGGAGATATGCCATGCGCTTTTTTGGGTGTGATCGCCTTCCTGTTTTTTAAACTCAGCATCAATCTTGTAGTATTTTtgttacggaacttaacttggAACTAACTTAACTTAACTCAGACCGTTGTTCAGTAGAACCAAATGAAGACCCCATGTGTGAGGCAGGGAAGGGTTTTTATCCATTACTATCATTATTAGTATTCATGGATGATCCAATCTgtatgaaacattttttaagatatagtcgaaatgtgtgaaatttttatttttaccatcaatattatttttattatttgcagGCAAAGGTGGACGTAGTAATTATAATTCTCCACCACAAGGAAAGAAAAGGAAGGCAAAAAAGGAGGATGGAAGGACTAGGCTAGACTGTAGTGACTTTTTAGAATGTTTTGATAGAGGAGATTGGGATGCGTTTGATACAAAATTACACGAAAGTACTAGCTATTTGCTTAGTTTAAATGTAACCCCAGGCAAGGTGTTGGAAGAAAGTGTTCCCCATAAAATTTCCAAGACATGGATAACCAACACAGATCTAGTAGAATCTTCCGATTCGACTAGCAAAATGTCTCAAGAAATTTTCGTGGATGAGGTAGAGAAACACCTCTCACCTGAGGAAAAGTCAATGTTGAATTTGATCGTATCAACACCAGACAGCAAAAAGGAGAAgtcatctttaattagtcgttTGCACCTAGGATATTGAACTGAGGCCCTGCAGCAATATGAAATGCCTCCCAAGAACGAAATTTCCCCGTCAAAAAGACCCATAATCCTTGAATCTAAATCTTAAGTAAGTACTGCCTTTTGGGGAGGGGAATCTTGGAAAGTACGaaagtaggatttttttttttttttttttttttttttttatttttaaaaaataataattaaacatgtatttcgATGTGTTTCAAAGGTGCGTTATTTGCCCAGGCTTTTGGAATACCCGAGTGAGAAGTTAGAAGATGTGCCCACTCTTAAAGCGGAAAACAGACTGCTTAGGGAGTATGTAGCAAATTGCACTGAAACGAATCAAGAAACCATCCCAAAGTACTCTGGAATGCTTCAACAAACCATCGCAAATTACTCTGAAATGCTTCAACGAACCACCGCAAATTACACGGCAAAGATAACAGCTTTGACCATTGAAACAGTAAGTAGCTATTCTAACATATATTATACGACTGATTAAGGGTTTTGAAAGGAATGAATATCAGAGAGAAATTAACGAATTCATAATCACATTTAGAAGTTCAAAACGGCTGTGCAAATCGAACACCTCGTgattttttctgtaaataaaTGGTACTCGGATTAGTTTACGAGACGATTCCTCTAGGTCTGAAATACCTAGCTAGCGGCTTTCGCGATACTTTTCCAtactcaaaaaaaattaggaagattgttatttattcagtttttgagtccatGGTACATGAACTTTTCCTAGAATATGGTAGCTCAAAAGGTATGAAGTGTTACATTTAGAAAGACGAATCttgatcattttattttaacgtAACGTAACAATCTACATCGTTGTAACAACGCGATTTGCGATGGGTTAAACATAACGTTATCGATACAGCGTTGTATCAACGTATCTGTCAACGTTATAGAAGGATGTTAATGCAACGTATGATTGAGCGATGTTGCGATGACGACGTTACGAGAAAGACGTTATATCACAACGTTACCTTACGATGCTAGAGGAAGGAATAACGAGACACGTAACGTTCCTGGTGACCTGttgatatttttcatgatttaccTTTATTCGAATTCTTAACGATTTTTTATGTTCCTGGAAGTCGTGATTAAAAACTTGTGATTCCATTATTTGTGGTATCAATGATGTCTTTGTAACTTTTTCCAACGAAACCTGGAATTGGAGATTGCGTAAATGCAGAACCATACTTGGGTAAGAACAGCCTAtgaacctcgagttaggttaccAGGTTGAGAGTATGGGACCAAAATTCCATTTATTGATGAATTTCAcatttgattattttcttttcacagAGTCATGATGTGAACAATAGTGGTCAGATAATTGATGTGGAAGACCAAGAGAATATATGTGATGCTACCTTCGGTGACGTATTGCCATCCTCTGGAAGAGGTTTTGATATCTCAGAACACCCCATTTGTGCTGATGGAAAGTCTACTGAAAAAGATAATTCTAAATGCTTGGACCTTGCTGCTGGAGACCAAGAGAACATATGTGAAACTACCTTCGGTAACGTATTGCCATCCTCTGGAAGAGGTTTTGATATCTCTGATTTGGCAAACAAACTGCAGCCAAGAAATTCAAGTCAGTTCAAATTTTAGGCAAAAGAACGCGCCGTGTGCCTGTTCTTATCACCGAGCAGATGGAACTAAGCATTGAGCTGCTCATTGACATGAGAGATGCAGTTGGTGTATCAAAAGACAATCCATACCTTTTCCCAAAGTGTTACTCAGAGTATCCTTATGATGGGACCAAAATATTGAGAGATATTAGagcaaaaatcaaattaaaagatCCGTCAAGCATGACAAGTCGAGGATTACGGACCAATCTCGCAACCATGTCCGCAGTTTGTAATTTCGATACTCAAAAGAAGGCCAAAATAGCGCAGTCTCTTGGCCATGAC belongs to Bemisia tabaci chromosome 6, PGI_BMITA_v3 and includes:
- the LOC140224913 gene encoding uncharacterized protein isoform X2, whose product is MLQQTIANYSEMLQRTTANYTAKITALTIETSHDVNNSGQIIDVEDQENICDATFGDVLPSSGRGFDISEHPICADGKSTEKDNSKCLDLAAGDQENICETTFGNVLPSSGRGFDISDLANKLQPRNSSQFKF